A genomic stretch from Calonectris borealis chromosome 6, bCalBor7.hap1.2, whole genome shotgun sequence includes:
- the KLHL41 gene encoding kelch-like protein 41: protein MDSQRELTEELRLYQSTLLQDGLKELLEEKKFIDCSLKAGDRSLPCHRLILSACSPYFREYFLSEQNEEKKKEVVLDNVDPNILDMIVKYLYSASIDLNDSNVQDIFALASRFQIPSVFTVCVSYLQKRLAVGNCLAILRLGVLLDCPRLAFSARDFVSDHFVQICKEEDFMQLAPHELISVISPDSLNVEKEELVFEAVMRWVRTDKENRVKSLGEIFDCIRFRLMPEKYFKEHVEKDDIIKSNSDLQKKVKIVKDAFAGKLPDSSKSTEKSTKGEVNGDVGDEDLLPGYLNDLPRHGMFVKDLILLVNDTAAVAYDPLENECYLAALAEQIPRNHSSIVTKQNQVYIVGGLYVEEENKDQPFQSYFFQLDSIAGEWVALPPLPSARCLFGLGESDSKIYVIAGKDLRTEESLDSVLCYDPVAMKWGEIKKLPIKVYGHATISNNGLIYCLGGKTDDKKCTNRLFVYNPKKGDWRDLAPMKVARSMFGTAIHKGKIVIAGGVTEEGLTASVEAFDLTTNKWEIMPEFPQERSSISLVTLSGALYAIGGFAMIQLESKEFAPSEVTDIWKYDDEKKEWIGILKEIRYATGASCLATRLNLFKLSKL, encoded by the exons ATGGATTCCCAAAGGGAACTCACTGAAGAGCTCAGACTTTACCAATCCACCCTTCTTCAGGATGGCCTCAAGGAACTCCTTGAGGAGAAGAAGTTTATAGATTGCTCTCTAAAAGCTGGTGACAGAAGCCTGCCTTGCCACAGATTGATTCTGTCGGCCTGTAGCCCTTATTTTCGTGAGTATTTCTTATCCGagcaaaatgaagagaaaaagaaggaggtAGTTCTAGATAATGTTGACCCCAACATCCTGGATATGATTGTCAAATACCTTTATTCAGCAAGTATTGATCTTAATGATTCTAACGTGCAAGATATTTTTGCTTTGGCCAGTCGCTTTCAGATCCCTTCTGTATTCACTGTGTGCGTCTCCTATCTTCAGAAGAGGCTTGCTGTTGGTAACTGTCTGGCCATCCTTCGATTAGGTGTTCTGCTTGATTGCCCAAGACTTGCATTTTCTGCCCGTGATTTTGTTTCAGATCATTTTGTGCAGATCTGCAAAGAAGAGGACTTCATGCAGCTTGCCCCGCATGAACTTATCTCAGTTATTTCACCTGACAGCTTAAATGTAGAGAAGGAAGAACTGGTATTTGAAGCAGTAATGAGATGGGTCCGAACAGACAAGGAGAACAGAGTAAAGAGCCTGGGGGAAATTTTTGACTGCATACGTTTTCGTCTTatgccagaaaaatatttcaaagaacatGTTGAGAAGGATGATATAATTAAAAGCAACTCAGACCTTCAGAAAAAAGTAAAGATTGTGAAGGATGCTTTTGCTGGAAAACTGCCTGACTCTAGCAAAAGTACAGAAAAGTCAACCAAAGGGGAGGTGAATGGCGATGTAGGAGATGAAGATTTACTGCCTGGCTACCTAAATGACCTTCCCAGGCACGGCATGTTTGTCAAAGACCTAATACTTCTGGTTAATGACACTGCTGCAGTAGCTTATGATCCTCTTGAAAACGAATGCTACCTAGCAGCCCTGGCAGAACAGATTCCCAGAAATCATTCCAGTATAGTCACCAAACAAAATCAGGTCTACATTGTTGGAGGACTGTATGTGGAAGAGGAGAACAAGGATCAGCCTTTCCAGTCATACTTCTTCCAG CTGGATAGCATCGCTGGTGAGTGGGTTGCCCTTCCTCCACTGCCATCAGCCAGGTGTCTCTTCGGGCTGGGAGAGTCAGACAGCAAGATCTATGTAATTGCAGGCAAGGACCTTCGCACTGAGGAGTCTCTAGATTCAGTATTGTGCTATGATCCTGT GGCAATGAAATGGGGTGAGATCAAAAAACTACCCATCAAAGTATATGGCCATGCTACTATCTCAAACAATGGATTGATATATTGTCTTGGCGGAAAAACTGATGATAA gaaATGCACTAATAGACTATTTGTATACAATCCCAAGAAAGGAGACTGGAGAGACCTGGCTCCAATGAAAGTGGCTCGCTCAATGTTTGGAACGGCTATCCATAAGGGCAAGATTGTCATTGCAGGTGGTGTCACTGAAGAAGGCCTTACTGCATCTGTTGAAGCTTTTGATCTGACCACCAATAA GTGGGAGATTATGCCTGAATTTCCCCAAGAGAGAAGTTCCATCAGTTTAGTCACCTTAAGCGGAGCTTTGTATGCTATTGGAGGCTTTGCAATGATTCAGCTTGAATCGAAAGAATTTGCACCCAGTGAAGTCACTGACATATGGAA GTATGATGATGAAAAGAAGGAATGGATTGGCATACTGAAAGAGATCCGATATGCTACTGGAGCCTCCTGCCTGGCTACACGCTTAAACCTCTTCAAGTTAtcaaaactgtaa
- the BBS5 gene encoding BBSome complex member BBS5 isoform X2 — translation MSAALDVLWEDRDVRFDISPQQMKMRPGEVLIDCLESVEDTKGNNGDRGRLLVTNLRIIWRSLSLPRVNLSVGYNCIINITTRTANSKLRGQTEALYILTKCNNTRFEFIFTNVVPGSPRLFTSVIAVHRAYETSKMYRDLKLRSALIQNKQLRLLPQEQIYDKINGVWNLSSDQRSIKIRDSKFGLALVIESSQQSGGYVLGFKIDPVEKLQEAVKEINSLHRVYSANPIFGVDYEMEEKPQPLEDLTVEQVQDDVEIESDEHTDAFVAYFADENKQHDREPVFSEELGLAIEKLKDGFTLQGLWEVMT, via the exons ATGAGCGCGGCGCTGGACGTGCTGTGGGAGGACAGAGATGTCCGCTTCGACATCTCCCCGCA acaaatgaaaatgagacCTGGAGAGGTCCTTATAGACTGCTTAGAGTCTGTTGAAGATACCAAAGGAAATAATGGAGACAGAG GTAGACTGCTTGTGACAAATTTGCGGATTATTTGGCGCTCATTGTCATTGCCCAGAGTCAATCTCT CTGTTGGTTACAACTGCATTATAAATATAACTACAAGAACTGCCAACTCA aaattaCGAGGACAGACAGAAGCTCTGTATATATTGACTAAATGTAACAATACACGATTTGAGTTCATATTTACCAATGTTGTCCCCGGGAGTCCCAGACTCTTCACTTCAGTTATTGCTGTACACAG agcTTATGAAACTTCTAAAATGTATCGTGATCTGAAGCTGAGAAGTGCATTGATTCAAAACAAGCAACTGAGATTATTACCACAAGAACAAATATATGATAAAATCAATGGAGTTTGGAATTTATCAAGTGACCAG CGTTCAATAAAAATAAGAGACTCAAAGTTTGGCTTGGCACTTGTGATAGAGAGTTCTCAGCAG agTGGAGGATATGTACTTGGTTTTAAAATAGACCCTGTGGAGAAACTACAGGAGgcagtgaaagaaattaattcacttCACAGAGTTTATTCAGCTAACCCTATATTTGGAGTGGAttatgaaatggaagaaaag CCTCAACCTCTTGAAGACCTAACAGTGGAGCAGGTTCAAGATGATGTGGAAATAGAATCTGATGAACATACAGATGCTTTTGTG gcTTATTTTGCTGACGAAAACAAG CAACATGATCGGGAGCCTGTTTTTTCAGAAGAACTAGGACTTGCAATAGAGAAGCTGAAGGACGGATTCACACTCCAGGGACTCTGGGAAGTAATGACCTGA
- the BBS5 gene encoding BBSome complex member BBS5 isoform X3, whose translation MSAALDVLWEDRDVRFDISPQQMKMRPGEVLIDCLESVEDTKGNNGDRGRLLVTNLRIIWRSLSLPRVNLSVGYNCIINITTRTANSKLRGQTEALYILTKCNNTRFEFIFTNVVPGSPRLFTSVIAVHRAYETSKMYRDLKLRSALIQNKQLRLLPQEQIYDKINGVWNLSSDQSGGYVLGFKIDPVEKLQEAVKEINSLHRVYSANPIFGVDYEMEEKPQPLEDLTVEQVQDDVEIESDEHTDAFVAYFADENKQHDREPVFSEELGLAIEKLKDGFTLQGLWEVMT comes from the exons ATGAGCGCGGCGCTGGACGTGCTGTGGGAGGACAGAGATGTCCGCTTCGACATCTCCCCGCA acaaatgaaaatgagacCTGGAGAGGTCCTTATAGACTGCTTAGAGTCTGTTGAAGATACCAAAGGAAATAATGGAGACAGAG GTAGACTGCTTGTGACAAATTTGCGGATTATTTGGCGCTCATTGTCATTGCCCAGAGTCAATCTCT CTGTTGGTTACAACTGCATTATAAATATAACTACAAGAACTGCCAACTCA aaattaCGAGGACAGACAGAAGCTCTGTATATATTGACTAAATGTAACAATACACGATTTGAGTTCATATTTACCAATGTTGTCCCCGGGAGTCCCAGACTCTTCACTTCAGTTATTGCTGTACACAG agcTTATGAAACTTCTAAAATGTATCGTGATCTGAAGCTGAGAAGTGCATTGATTCAAAACAAGCAACTGAGATTATTACCACAAGAACAAATATATGATAAAATCAATGGAGTTTGGAATTTATCAAGTGACCAG agTGGAGGATATGTACTTGGTTTTAAAATAGACCCTGTGGAGAAACTACAGGAGgcagtgaaagaaattaattcacttCACAGAGTTTATTCAGCTAACCCTATATTTGGAGTGGAttatgaaatggaagaaaag CCTCAACCTCTTGAAGACCTAACAGTGGAGCAGGTTCAAGATGATGTGGAAATAGAATCTGATGAACATACAGATGCTTTTGTG gcTTATTTTGCTGACGAAAACAAG CAACATGATCGGGAGCCTGTTTTTTCAGAAGAACTAGGACTTGCAATAGAGAAGCTGAAGGACGGATTCACACTCCAGGGACTCTGGGAAGTAATGACCTGA
- the BBS5 gene encoding BBSome complex member BBS5 isoform X1: MSAALDVLWEDRDVRFDISPQQMKMRPGEVLIDCLESVEDTKGNNGDRGRLLVTNLRIIWRSLSLPRVNLSVGYNCIINITTRTANSKLRGQTEALYILTKCNNTRFEFIFTNVVPGSPRLFTSVIAVHRAYETSKMYRDLKLRSALIQNKQLRLLPQEQIYDKINGVWNLSSDQGNLGTFFITNVRIVWHANMNDSFNVSIPYLQIRSIKIRDSKFGLALVIESSQQSGGYVLGFKIDPVEKLQEAVKEINSLHRVYSANPIFGVDYEMEEKPQPLEDLTVEQVQDDVEIESDEHTDAFVAYFADENKQHDREPVFSEELGLAIEKLKDGFTLQGLWEVMT, from the exons ATGAGCGCGGCGCTGGACGTGCTGTGGGAGGACAGAGATGTCCGCTTCGACATCTCCCCGCA acaaatgaaaatgagacCTGGAGAGGTCCTTATAGACTGCTTAGAGTCTGTTGAAGATACCAAAGGAAATAATGGAGACAGAG GTAGACTGCTTGTGACAAATTTGCGGATTATTTGGCGCTCATTGTCATTGCCCAGAGTCAATCTCT CTGTTGGTTACAACTGCATTATAAATATAACTACAAGAACTGCCAACTCA aaattaCGAGGACAGACAGAAGCTCTGTATATATTGACTAAATGTAACAATACACGATTTGAGTTCATATTTACCAATGTTGTCCCCGGGAGTCCCAGACTCTTCACTTCAGTTATTGCTGTACACAG agcTTATGAAACTTCTAAAATGTATCGTGATCTGAAGCTGAGAAGTGCATTGATTCAAAACAAGCAACTGAGATTATTACCACAAGAACAAATATATGATAAAATCAATGGAGTTTGGAATTTATCAAGTGACCAG GGAAATTTGGGAACTTTTTTTATTACTAATGTGAGAATAGTTTGGCATGCAAATATGAATGACAGCTTTAATGTCAGCATACCATATCTACAAATT CGTTCAATAAAAATAAGAGACTCAAAGTTTGGCTTGGCACTTGTGATAGAGAGTTCTCAGCAG agTGGAGGATATGTACTTGGTTTTAAAATAGACCCTGTGGAGAAACTACAGGAGgcagtgaaagaaattaattcacttCACAGAGTTTATTCAGCTAACCCTATATTTGGAGTGGAttatgaaatggaagaaaag CCTCAACCTCTTGAAGACCTAACAGTGGAGCAGGTTCAAGATGATGTGGAAATAGAATCTGATGAACATACAGATGCTTTTGTG gcTTATTTTGCTGACGAAAACAAG CAACATGATCGGGAGCCTGTTTTTTCAGAAGAACTAGGACTTGCAATAGAGAAGCTGAAGGACGGATTCACACTCCAGGGACTCTGGGAAGTAATGACCTGA